One part of the Nitrospiria bacterium genome encodes these proteins:
- a CDS encoding vitamin B12-dependent ribonucleotide reductase: protein MEIAKNVEHAKTQGFSRISKHFPITERRDGQSPDPQTIWESRGQWTPNAIKVMEERYLRKENGKVLETAEGMFKRVALAIAKAESLWGASAAEVEAVAAQFYDRMIRGQFMPNSPTLMNAGKENGLQYSACYVLPIEDSIRGIFDAIKNAAVIHQSGGGTGFSFSRLRAKGSLVSTTQGEASGPVSFLKVFDAATNSIKQGGTRRGANMAILNYNHPDIMEFVLSKRKRQITNFNISVAVTEEFMQAVSMGKEYNVISPHTGKAVGRLNAREVFEEIVESAWQTGDPGLVFIDRMNQGPSNPVPKMGPVEATNPCGEQPLYPNEACNLGSLNLLSFVNKKTGKWAIDWEELEQAVRVTVRFLDDVIEVNPYPLPEIDAAVKANRRVGLGVMGWAHLLFRLGIPYHSEEALALGRKIMGFINSVGHHESENLAEVRGPFPNWADSIYRNSRPLRNSTVTTIAPTGTISIIAGCSSGIEPVFALAFRHVSGERKLTFVDPVFETIAKERGFYSPALMDQISEQGNIDGIEEVHSDLRDVFQASHQISPEWHIRMQGAFQEYTDNAVSKTINLPNSAARDDVKKAYQLAYQVGCLGITVFRDGCLEEQVLNVGTSAKPKAPSASAGEEVKKVKPRPYKRVGVTLSKETPLGTVHITMNDDEEGPAEVFMTIGKAGSDIMAMAESLGRSISLYLRTPSYLSRYEKVQEEVEQLRGIGGARSVGFGEARISSLADAIARAMEEHWIKSPNNGNGHGKSGSFRLTGNLCPKCGVQMAREEGCQKCYSCGYSEC, encoded by the coding sequence ATGGAGATCGCAAAGAACGTCGAACATGCAAAAACTCAGGGCTTCTCTCGAATCTCCAAACACTTTCCCATCACCGAGCGGCGTGATGGACAATCCCCTGACCCGCAGACCATATGGGAGAGCCGCGGTCAATGGACCCCCAATGCTATTAAGGTGATGGAGGAACGATACCTTCGGAAAGAAAACGGGAAGGTTCTGGAAACCGCCGAAGGGATGTTCAAACGGGTCGCCTTGGCGATTGCAAAAGCCGAGAGCCTTTGGGGGGCCTCCGCCGCGGAGGTGGAGGCCGTGGCGGCGCAATTTTATGATCGGATGATCCGTGGGCAGTTTATGCCGAACAGCCCGACGCTGATGAACGCCGGAAAGGAAAACGGGCTTCAGTATTCGGCCTGTTATGTCCTTCCGATCGAAGACTCGATCCGGGGAATCTTCGATGCGATCAAGAATGCCGCCGTGATTCACCAGTCCGGAGGCGGGACCGGTTTTTCATTCTCTCGATTGCGGGCCAAAGGGTCCTTGGTCTCGACCACCCAGGGCGAAGCCAGCGGGCCGGTCAGCTTTCTGAAAGTTTTCGACGCGGCCACGAATTCCATCAAGCAGGGCGGCACCCGTCGAGGGGCCAACATGGCCATTCTCAATTATAACCATCCCGACATCATGGAGTTTGTGCTCAGCAAACGCAAACGACAGATCACGAATTTTAATATCTCCGTGGCCGTGACCGAAGAGTTCATGCAGGCGGTTTCGATGGGAAAAGAATACAACGTGATCTCCCCCCATACGGGGAAAGCCGTGGGGCGGCTCAATGCCCGCGAGGTTTTCGAGGAGATCGTGGAGTCGGCTTGGCAGACCGGCGATCCGGGGCTGGTCTTCATCGATCGCATGAATCAGGGGCCGTCCAACCCCGTGCCCAAGATGGGTCCTGTCGAAGCCACGAATCCGTGCGGGGAACAACCGCTCTATCCCAATGAAGCCTGCAATCTGGGGTCTTTGAACCTCCTGTCTTTTGTCAATAAGAAAACCGGGAAATGGGCGATCGACTGGGAAGAGTTGGAGCAGGCCGTCCGAGTGACGGTCCGGTTTTTGGACGACGTAATCGAGGTCAATCCTTATCCGTTGCCGGAGATCGATGCCGCCGTCAAGGCCAATCGGCGCGTCGGTCTGGGCGTGATGGGATGGGCCCATCTTCTTTTCCGTTTAGGAATACCCTACCACAGTGAAGAGGCCTTGGCCCTGGGCCGGAAGATCATGGGATTCATCAATTCAGTCGGCCATCACGAGTCCGAAAACCTGGCCGAGGTGCGCGGGCCCTTTCCCAATTGGGCCGACAGCATCTACCGGAACAGTCGTCCTCTTCGGAATTCCACTGTAACCACCATCGCCCCGACTGGGACGATCAGCATTATCGCGGGCTGTTCATCGGGAATTGAGCCGGTCTTCGCGCTGGCCTTTCGTCACGTTTCCGGAGAAAGAAAACTGACCTTCGTGGACCCCGTCTTTGAGACCATCGCCAAGGAACGGGGGTTCTACAGTCCGGCCCTCATGGACCAAATCAGCGAGCAGGGAAACATAGACGGCATCGAGGAGGTGCACTCCGACCTGCGGGATGTGTTTCAGGCCTCGCACCAGATTTCGCCCGAATGGCATATCCGAATGCAGGGTGCGTTTCAGGAGTATACGGACAATGCCGTCTCTAAGACGATCAACCTTCCCAATTCCGCCGCGCGCGATGATGTGAAGAAAGCGTACCAGTTGGCGTATCAGGTCGGTTGCCTGGGAATCACCGTTTTCCGGGACGGTTGTCTGGAAGAGCAGGTTTTGAACGTCGGCACGTCGGCCAAACCGAAGGCGCCATCGGCGTCCGCCGGTGAGGAAGTCAAAAAAGTCAAACCCCGTCCTTACAAGCGAGTCGGCGTCACCCTGAGCAAGGAGACTCCGTTGGGGACAGTGCATATCACGATGAACGACGATGAAGAGGGCCCGGCCGAGGTGTTTATGACGATCGGAAAGGCCGGAAGCGACATCATGGCGATGGCCGAATCATTGGGGCGGTCGATTTCGCTCTATCTGCGCACCCCTTCTTACCTCTCGCGTTATGAAAAAGTCCAGGAAGAAGTGGAGCAGCTGCGCGGCATCGGGGGCGCGCGTTCGGTCGGGTTTGGAGAGGCGCGCATCTCCTCACTGGCGGATGCCATCGCCCGTGCGATGGAAGAACATTGGATTAAGTCTCCGAACAACGGCAACGGTCACGGGAAGAGTGGGAGTTTCCGCCTCACCGGAAACCTCTGTCCGAAATGCGGCGTCCAGATGGCCCGGGAGGAAGGCTGTCAGAAGTGCTACTCCTGCGGGTATTCGGAATGCTGA
- the erpA gene encoding iron-sulfur cluster insertion protein ErpA has protein sequence MITLTENAANEVKRLMQAQNLTDVNLRMGVKGGGCSGMSYTLNFESETRDQDQVFDVHGVKVVVDPKSLLYLEGTTLDFVNGLEGTGFKFINPNATRSCGCGSSFSA, from the coding sequence ATGATTACGCTTACGGAAAATGCAGCTAATGAAGTGAAACGATTAATGCAGGCACAGAATCTGACCGACGTCAATCTGAGAATGGGTGTGAAGGGCGGCGGATGTTCGGGGATGTCTTACACGTTGAACTTCGAATCGGAAACCCGTGACCAGGATCAAGTATTCGACGTCCATGGTGTGAAGGTCGTTGTGGATCCCAAAAGTCTCCTCTATCTAGAGGGGACCACGCTGGATTTCGTGAACGGCCTCGAAGGAACGGGCTTTAAGTTTATCAACCCGAATGCCACCCGAAGCTGCGGGTGCGGAAGCTCTTTCTCGGCCTAA
- the iscX gene encoding Fe-S cluster assembly protein IscX has product MELSWQDAEEIALRLFDRYPELDPLTVRFTELHQWVTELSEFKGDPKASNEKILESIQMAWYEEYKAAHE; this is encoded by the coding sequence ATGGAATTAAGCTGGCAGGATGCGGAAGAGATCGCCTTGCGGTTATTTGACCGCTATCCGGAACTTGACCCTTTGACGGTCCGATTTACAGAGTTGCACCAGTGGGTGACGGAATTATCCGAGTTTAAAGGTGATCCCAAAGCCTCCAATGAAAAAATACTGGAGTCGATTCAAATGGCCTGGTACGAAGAATACAAAGCGGCCCACGAATAA
- the iscU gene encoding Fe-S cluster assembly scaffold IscU, with the protein MAYSNKVIDHYNNPRNMGSFPKEEKEVGTGIVGAPECGDVMKLQIKVESGRIIDAKFKTFGCGSAIASSSLATEWMKGKTLDEAEKIKNTEIVQELSLPPVKIHCSVLAEDAIKAAIADYRKKTEGNGSV; encoded by the coding sequence ATGGCATACAGTAATAAAGTGATCGATCATTACAACAATCCCCGAAATATGGGAAGTTTTCCCAAGGAAGAAAAAGAAGTCGGGACCGGTATTGTAGGTGCTCCCGAATGCGGAGACGTGATGAAACTTCAGATCAAGGTGGAGTCGGGACGTATCATCGATGCGAAATTTAAAACCTTCGGCTGCGGTAGCGCGATTGCCAGCTCCAGCCTGGCAACCGAATGGATGAAGGGAAAGACCTTGGACGAGGCAGAAAAAATTAAAAACACCGAGATCGTCCAGGAGCTGTCATTACCGCCGGTGAAAATTCATTGCTCCGTGCTCGCAGAGGATGCCATTAAGGCGGCCATCGCGGATTATCGTAAAAAAACCGAAGGCAACGGTTCTGTTTAA
- a CDS encoding 2Fe-2S iron-sulfur cluster-binding protein — protein sequence METKLGEVLQNTQPVMEGNGVKRKYRVTFLPANKTVEVDETQFPLQHDGKPGSLLDIALAHGITMGHNCGGNCACTTCHVVVKQGMENLSPMQQDEEDRLDMAEGLTLSSRLGCQAVVRGDIIVEIMDEGEGGH from the coding sequence ATGGAAACTAAACTCGGGGAGGTATTACAGAACACCCAGCCCGTGATGGAAGGGAACGGCGTCAAGAGGAAATACAGGGTGACATTTCTGCCGGCGAATAAGACGGTGGAAGTGGATGAAACCCAGTTCCCTCTCCAACATGACGGAAAACCGGGTTCCCTGCTGGATATCGCCTTGGCCCACGGGATAACCATGGGTCACAATTGTGGTGGGAACTGTGCCTGTACCACCTGTCATGTTGTAGTGAAACAGGGCATGGAGAATCTTTCTCCCATGCAACAGGACGAAGAGGACCGTCTGGATATGGCCGAAGGTTTGACCCTTTCCTCGCGGTTGGGCTGCCAGGCAGTGGTCAGGGGCGATATTATCGTGGAAATCATGGACGAAGGCGAGGGCGGTCATTAA
- the hscB gene encoding Fe-S protein assembly co-chaperone HscB, which produces MSGEKDSLARSLCWNCQSEVGGEYFCDHCIKIQPAPSDVDFFQRLGLPRHLTIDLQDLERRFHDLSRKIHPDLFQQRSEREKAISLQNAAILNTAYRTLRDPILRVEYLINVEEGAVKDIPAKAPPDLLEEIMELQEALEEFKQLRRTPSGEGARLKETLMAKRDRLGARKDILEKDLLSLFQEWDRFQDQRPDYADGPEEHRKSLLRRMKDLLSARAYLRTVLQDLDEGLRDR; this is translated from the coding sequence GTGTCGGGTGAAAAAGATTCGCTGGCCAGAAGCCTGTGTTGGAATTGTCAATCCGAAGTGGGAGGGGAGTATTTCTGCGACCACTGCATCAAGATTCAGCCGGCTCCCTCCGATGTCGATTTTTTTCAACGCTTGGGCCTTCCCCGTCATTTAACCATCGATCTTCAGGATTTGGAGCGGCGGTTTCACGATTTAAGCCGTAAAATTCATCCGGATCTCTTCCAACAAAGATCGGAGAGGGAAAAGGCGATCAGTCTTCAAAATGCGGCCATCCTGAATACGGCCTACCGCACCCTGCGTGATCCGATTCTTCGGGTGGAGTACCTCATAAACGTGGAAGAAGGAGCGGTCAAAGATATTCCGGCGAAGGCCCCGCCCGACTTGTTGGAAGAAATCATGGAGCTTCAGGAAGCCCTCGAGGAATTTAAGCAACTTCGGAGGACGCCTTCGGGTGAAGGCGCGAGACTCAAAGAAACCTTAATGGCCAAGCGAGATCGACTGGGGGCCCGTAAAGATATTCTGGAAAAGGACCTTTTGAGTCTTTTTCAAGAATGGGACCGGTTTCAGGACCAGCGCCCGGACTATGCCGATGGTCCAGAAGAGCATCGGAAGTCGTTGTTACGGAGAATGAAGGATTTGCTCTCGGCCCGGGCCTACTTGAGAACCGTCCTCCAGGATCTGGACGAGGGACTTCGGGATCGTTAG
- the dnaK gene encoding molecular chaperone DnaK yields MSRIVGIDLGTTNSLVAIMNGKEPKVIADREGRTLVPSVISVDEQGWMVGERAQQRLMTHPQSTIYSVKRLMGKGLTDVQEERKYFPVSLTEKQPGIIQVELGPYRLTPPELSALILKEVKHRAEEFLRTKVTQAVITVPAYFNDSQRQATKDAGRIAGLDVLRIVNEPTAACLAYGLQKKKQGVIAVYDLGGGTFDISILKVKDGIFEVLATNGNTHLGGDDLDQRLMELVLQEIRVEFGQNLQEDVESIQQIRLGVEKAKRQLSTEEVTEIVISLKQGVVYRRPLKRSELESKVRDLIDLTIGPCRQAMEDAHLSLKEIDEVVLVGGATRMPLVSQLVQEFFQKTPHSELNPDEVVAMGAAVQADILAGGIQNMLLLDVTPLSLGIETMGGVMSVLIPRNSTIPTNAKELFTTFVDGQRSVDIHVYQGERELVKDNRSLARFQLKDLDPLPAGMPRIEVNFTIDANGILHVSAKDLRGGREHSVEVKPSYGLSDDDVLRMIEESFTFAKSDMEARLLIEARNEAATILAHTERALRRAEHLVAPEERGRIQDRIIDLKRSMEENDHRLIRERIEQLDKSTVHLAERLMDSTLQNGLKDKKLSDLP; encoded by the coding sequence ATGTCAAGGATTGTGGGAATTGACTTGGGCACGACCAATAGCCTCGTCGCGATTATGAACGGCAAAGAGCCGAAAGTCATTGCGGATCGCGAGGGACGGACGCTCGTCCCGTCCGTGATCTCGGTCGATGAGCAAGGTTGGATGGTCGGGGAACGGGCCCAACAACGATTGATGACCCATCCGCAATCGACGATTTATTCGGTCAAGCGTTTAATGGGGAAGGGGCTAACCGATGTTCAGGAAGAGCGCAAGTACTTTCCCGTCTCTCTGACCGAGAAGCAACCCGGAATCATTCAAGTCGAATTGGGCCCATACCGGTTGACCCCGCCCGAGCTGTCGGCCCTCATTCTTAAGGAAGTTAAACACCGGGCGGAGGAATTTCTAAGGACGAAGGTTACACAGGCCGTCATCACGGTGCCGGCCTACTTCAATGATAGCCAGCGACAAGCGACCAAGGATGCGGGACGGATCGCCGGGTTGGATGTCTTACGTATTGTGAACGAACCCACGGCGGCTTGCCTGGCCTACGGCCTCCAGAAGAAAAAGCAGGGTGTGATCGCGGTTTACGATCTCGGGGGCGGAACCTTTGATATCTCCATCCTGAAAGTCAAGGACGGGATCTTTGAAGTTCTGGCCACCAATGGAAATACTCATTTAGGCGGGGATGACCTTGATCAGCGACTTATGGAGCTGGTTCTGCAAGAAATCCGGGTTGAATTCGGGCAGAATCTCCAAGAGGATGTGGAATCGATTCAGCAAATTCGCTTGGGGGTGGAAAAAGCCAAGCGGCAACTATCGACCGAAGAAGTGACCGAAATTGTCATATCCCTAAAGCAGGGGGTTGTTTACCGCCGCCCGCTGAAACGAAGTGAGCTCGAGTCGAAGGTCAGAGATCTGATCGATTTAACCATCGGCCCGTGTCGACAGGCCATGGAGGACGCGCATTTGTCGTTGAAAGAGATCGACGAGGTTGTTTTAGTCGGCGGTGCGACGCGCATGCCATTGGTGAGCCAATTGGTTCAGGAATTTTTTCAAAAGACGCCCCACTCCGAATTGAATCCGGATGAAGTGGTCGCCATGGGTGCAGCGGTCCAGGCCGATATCCTGGCGGGCGGCATCCAGAACATGCTCTTGCTGGACGTGACGCCCCTGTCGCTCGGGATTGAAACCATGGGCGGCGTGATGAGCGTTCTGATTCCGCGAAACAGCACGATCCCAACCAACGCAAAAGAACTTTTCACAACGTTCGTCGATGGTCAGCGTTCCGTGGACATCCACGTTTATCAGGGGGAACGGGAACTGGTCAAGGATAATCGCAGCCTCGCGCGATTCCAGCTCAAAGATCTCGATCCTTTGCCGGCGGGCATGCCGCGGATCGAAGTCAATTTTACGATCGATGCCAATGGGATTCTTCACGTGAGCGCGAAAGATCTGCGCGGCGGCCGAGAGCATTCCGTTGAGGTGAAACCCTCCTACGGTCTCAGCGATGACGACGTGTTGAGGATGATCGAGGAGTCCTTCACGTTTGCCAAAAGCGATATGGAGGCCCGTTTATTAATCGAGGCTCGGAACGAAGCCGCCACGATTCTGGCTCATACCGAACGCGCGCTGCGACGAGCGGAGCACCTGGTCGCGCCGGAAGAGCGGGGGCGGATTCAAGACCGGATCATCGACCTGAAGAGGTCAATGGAGGAAAACGACCACCGGCTCATCCGGGAACGAATCGAACAACTAGATAAGAGCACGGTTCATCTGGCAGAACGTTTAATGGATTCGACCTTGCAGAACGGTTTGAAAGACAAAAAACTTTCGGACCTGCCTTGA
- a CDS encoding DsrE family protein, with protein sequence MNHEKKKLGLLLSTPPQHPNLDTVVRLTETALAAKCQVYLYLIDQGTLAMDHPRLNALAEQGLRLFVCAYGAEHHHVSLSGKAVPCGLVVLSDLVKGCDQFISFN encoded by the coding sequence TTGAATCATGAAAAAAAGAAACTCGGGCTTCTTCTGTCGACACCCCCGCAGCACCCCAACCTTGATACCGTGGTTCGCCTGACCGAAACCGCCCTGGCCGCGAAGTGCCAGGTTTATTTATATCTGATTGATCAAGGAACACTGGCCATGGATCATCCACGCTTGAACGCGTTAGCCGAGCAAGGGCTGAGATTGTTCGTTTGCGCTTACGGGGCCGAGCACCACCATGTCTCACTGAGCGGTAAAGCCGTCCCGTGCGGCCTGGTCGTTTTATCCGATCTAGTCAAGGGCTGTGACCAATTTATTTCCTTTAACTGA